The region TGCTACTATTTGGGGCTGTCCAGATTATAATGTCACAGATACCAGATTTCCATAACATGGCATGGCTCTCTATTCTTGCAGCTATCATGTCCTTCTCCTATGCTTTCATAGGATTGGGACTTGGCTTTGCAAAAGTTTTaggtatttctttctttctttcttttttcttcttttcttttccccaaATTAGGCATCCGAAGGTCATGCACGCAACTTTACAGAAAATGGGACAGTTAAAGGGAGCATTGGAGGAGTCCCAGCCAAGAGTACGGCCGAGAAAACATGGTTAGTGTTTCAGGGCCTAGGGGACATTGCTTTTGCCTATCCATACACAATCATTCTTCTAGAAATACAGGTAGTTTTCTGTTCTGCCTTTGGTTAGACAAAGTATAGACCTTTTCAAGAAACATAATTGAATGTGAAAGTGAAATAAATGTGAAGGACACTCTGAAGTCTCCTCCGCCTGAAAACCGGACGATGAAGGTGGCTTCCACCGCTGCAATCTTTATCACCACCTTCTTCTACCTCTGCTGTGCGTGCTTCGGATATGCAGCCTTTGGGAGTAGCACACCGGGGAACCTCTTGACTGGTTTTGGATTCTATGAGCCCTTCTGGCTCGTTGACTTGGCTAATGCTTGCATTGTTCTGCACCTCGTTGGAGGATATCAGGTAGCCACTCTTGGCATGCAATTTTTTGAGCCTCCATTTGTTATCtatgtctagaattcatgtaatcgaCCTCACTTAGTGAGAATAAGGCTTGTTTCATCTGGTAACATTATGTATTTTTCAGagttatatatatcatcattacAATTTATGCTTTAGGTGTACAGCCAGCCAGTGTTCCAGTTCGTGGAAGGTTGGATCAGGAAGAAGTTCCCAAACAGGCGATTTGTGAATGATGCTTACGCGCTAAAACTCCCATTTTTGCCCGGCTTTCAACTTCATCCTCTAAGGATATGTTTTCGGACGACTTACGTTGTATCAACAACACTAGTTGCAGTCATCTTCCCTTACTTCAACCAGGTTTTGGGAGTTTTAGGGGCCTTGAACTTCTGGCCATTGGCAATATATTTCCCTGTGGAAATGTACTTTGTGCAGAGAAAGATTGGGGCTTGGACAAGGACATGGCTTCTTCTACAAACTTTCAGCCTTGCTTGTTTGCTTCTGTCCATATTAGCCTTAGCTGGGTCATTGCAAGGACTTATAAGTGCAAAATTTAGCTGATCAGATCAAGCTAATATTTGCAGACAATTAATGGAATTCATGTTTATAGCTTTCCTTTCTCTATGGTGAATGTGTTCTTGATCAGATGATGTACAACCTATTAGAATTAACAATTTCTGTTCAAATTAATTGCaacttcaaatatatatatatatatgtatctattgTCTATTTCTCCAAGCTCTAAGCTTGTCAACGGGTTAGACATGGCCGATACCCACTAAATCCAAACCCGGCCTAGACCTATCAAACCTCAACCTAGTTCCAACTGTTCCATTAACAGTAGCTAGCTACTGAATTGTTGCAAGATAGTATCGGGTCTGGACTCTGGTTCAAGTCAATAACAATTAGCTACCCAAATTGTCCAAATCAAATTATTTCACAGTTACAACaacgacaaaaaaaaaaaaaaatctaaaaaaaacctaaaaaacgaaaaagtaaataacaataacttaaaaatacagtTAACTACCAAATCAAATAGCAATAACCTTACTAGCAAATAATCTAAAAAACCTAACCATACAAATCAAATTATACATCATAAATTGTGAATGCAGAATCCGAGTAGCTTAGGAGAGAGAACAGTTGAAAAAATTTCtggaaacaaaaatatagaatagACCAAGATTTGAAGTAAAAGCTCTAAACATTCTAGAAACAAGTGTTGATCAATTGTATTGTTTGCCATACATAAACAGGTAAGTTGGGCTGCTAACTCCACATCtaagaagaagagagaacagaaacagagATCTTCCTGTCTAATTATTAAGAACCTAAAACTTTCCACCCAGAGTCAAAGAAGATGCAACCAAAAACAACTGAGaaaggatttaaaaaaaaaaaaaaaagaaactaagaGGAAGAAGGGTATTAGAAAGCCAACCTTAAGAAAAATGGGGAGAACCCAATATTTACAACTTGAAAAGCTCCCTGCATAACAAAAAAATGTACTTCCTATGTAAAGGATATAACAAGAAAATGACACATTATCTAACCCAACAAAGAAACACAACTCAGATAAAtgtaaccccccccccccccaaaaaaaaaaaaaaaaaaaaaaattcctattaAGAATCACAATTTCTGCAATCATAGAACACTCAAATCTTAATCACAATGTAGAGTCTCAAACTGTCAcgacctaattttttttttttttttttggggggggggggggtgcatgATTATCAAATATATCATCGTTCTAAATACAGATCAATATCTCAATGCCTATGAGATTTACAAGACAATTTAATAAAAGATCAATCACCCTATATCCCTATTTCACTGCACATGATGGATTGTGTTCTTGGAGCGTGATTATGGTAAGGATGCAATTATGACCCTCTATTGGAATCTTTGAAGTACCATTAGTGCCCGAATTTACAACTAGAAACTGTAGTAGGGTGAGTGAAAGGTCAATAGATTCAGAGAGTGTGGAAAAATATTATGATGGGGAAAATAAGAGTTAATGCAACAATATCTGCTACATGCCATGGTATTTTAGATAGtaacaagagaaaaataatatggtGTAAGGATAGTAATAATTATGATGAACAGAACATGTATAATGATGGAAATAAACAAGTAGAACTAACATTCAGTCATTcatatacatttaaacaaatAACATAGTGGTGGAACAATCTCTTGTCCAAAATACGAATGGTGGTGGAACATACTCTCACCCCTTTATAACATAGTGATTGAATAAACTTTCACCCATTGAAATAATCTCTCATCCATTCTTATCTGCATAGTGCACCAATGACTAATTATATATTGTAGTTAGCATACAGTGTTCTAAATAGCTACTCCCAATGTCATGGATGCATAATCATATAGTATTAGTCTGTTTTCCATTTTTAAACTACACTGCATAGTTCTCACTTCTCGTGTACGTTCATTGATGTTATATTTGTCATCTTTTGATGTCATACAATGTAAATGCAAGGTCAAGATAATTGTCTCACACAGAAATAAAATATGAACTTATGCAAGTTAACTAATCAATATGGGATTTACAATATAAACAAGttgaattaaatgaataataaatattagATACAAGCATTTGTCAAAATACCATAATATAATTCCCCACTTACAGTGGTTTAGTACGTCAAAGATTTCTCCTTAATTGCTTCTCCCTTGAGATGTGTCGAAATCACataattaataacataattaaggtagcataagtaataaatagggtaaaataaaatgtctaaaatagcCCTAATAACCCTAATGAATACCCTATTCGATGAATGAACCTGATTGATGGAAAAAATGAGTAAAGGGTCAGTTGCTGGCGTGGGTAGTGGCATAATCGGGTCAGGTTATATAGTATGGGTCTTAGGTCACGGGTCGGATATAGTGCGCCTAGATCTTAGGTCAAACTGGGTCTAGGCTTTGTTTATTTATTGGCTTACTGATTATTAggttcaaatcaaaataag is a window of Diospyros lotus cultivar Yz01 chromosome 10, ASM1463336v1, whole genome shotgun sequence DNA encoding:
- the LOC127811747 gene encoding probable amino acid permease 7 isoform X2, with the protein product MGNEGEEDHHQQSIRNFNIDAADAFKRTGTIWTAIAHIITGVIGAGILSLAWSMAQLGWVAGPLAMVVFAGITLISSYLLCDCYRSPDPESGPTRSKSYMEAVKLYLGENSKRVSGVFLNETLYGCGVAYVITSAASIRAIQKSNCYHKEGHEAPCHYGETDYMLLFGAVQIIMSQIPDFHNMAWLSILAAIMSFSYAFIGLGLGFAKVLENGTVKGSIGGVPAKSTAEKTWLVFQGLGDIAFAYPYTIILLEIQDTLKSPPPENRTMKVASTAAIFITTFFYLCCACFGYAAFGSSTPGNLLTGFGFYEPFWLVDLANACIVLHLVGGYQPASVPVRGRLDQEEVPKQAICE
- the LOC127811747 gene encoding probable amino acid permease 7 isoform X1, with the protein product MGNEGEEDHHQQSIRNFNIDAADAFKRTGTIWTAIAHIITGVIGAGILSLAWSMAQLGWVAGPLAMVVFAGITLISSYLLCDCYRSPDPESGPTRSKSYMEAVKLYLGENSKRVSGVFLNETLYGCGVAYVITSAASIRAIQKSNCYHKEGHEAPCHYGETDYMLLFGAVQIIMSQIPDFHNMAWLSILAAIMSFSYAFIGLGLGFAKVLENGTVKGSIGGVPAKSTAEKTWLVFQGLGDIAFAYPYTIILLEIQDTLKSPPPENRTMKVASTAAIFITTFFYLCCACFGYAAFGSSTPGNLLTGFGFYEPFWLVDLANACIVLHLVGGYQVYSQPVFQFVEGWIRKKFPNRRFVNDAYALKLPFLPGFQLHPLRICFRTTYVVSTTLVAVIFPYFNQVLGVLGALNFWPLAIYFPVEMYFVQRKIGAWTRTWLLLQTFSLACLLLSILALAGSLQGLISAKFS